Proteins from a genomic interval of Oncorhynchus clarkii lewisi isolate Uvic-CL-2024 chromosome 13, UVic_Ocla_1.0, whole genome shotgun sequence:
- the LOC139364963 gene encoding zinc phosphodiesterase ELAC protein 2-like isoform X1 produces the protein MFSMTKVSLHCKSIAWLFVRHTPTGRLQSFACSEHLFQFLRTMSTNTTDNQHRGSKKPRAPKETLRHVKSREQRKRGVDVHGPATVYAQVVGAGSRDNGASLYVFSEFNRYLFNCGEGTQRLMQEHKLKAARLDNIFLTRMSWENVGGLSGMILTLKDTGVPEVVLSGPPQLEKYVNAIRVFSGPLEEIKLAVRPYTEKQYTDDTMTVSQIPIFAQLRDDGPKCSPNSGRSSPSSSPQRRELWRPEDSEDTSTDSRKERATSPGGKARATRDPSLVVAFICKLHPKKGNFLVAQAKNLGLPVGTAAIGPLIAALKDGKSVTYEGIEIHPEEVCTPTDPGPAFIVVECPSEEFVQPICIDQQLSRYQRGGTEDPAALVVHMSPESVLKTDEYKQWMERFPSTTEHLILNEQVCTVHNVRSHKIQTQLHLIHPEIFPELQHYTTKETQAALHVPNVRAECLLKFQLRPKIEWQRDAIPSCDTEEFVKEAAEAPNFLQEVEDCKRFRATDAAVLSGRAEKYPEVVFLGTGSALPMKIRNVSGNLVNISATQSVLLDCGEGTFGQLCRHYGDSVDETLAKISTVFISHMHADHHTATLGKAFSPIYLIAPVQMMTWLNQYHDHCEEILSHVNIVPSKVMCEGAEVSKFKTKAFIQALLKKSDLAKFQTCPVRHCKNAFACSITHQSGWQLVFSGDTMPCDALAHMGKNATLLIHEATLEDGLEDEAVEKRHSTTSQAIGIGMKMNAEFIMLNHFSQRYAKIPLFSEDFNDRVGISFDHMRVRFGDFRILPRLIPPLKALFAEEIGEMEERRGRRELKQMKGVIAESNEEQRTPNEGEMGKGAKREPEEPTQVVGSKRLKTN, from the exons ATGTTTAGTATGACTAAAGTGTCTCTACACTGTAAATCTATTGCATGGCTATTTGTGAGACACACACCTACGGGTCGCCTACAAAGCTTCGCATGCAGTGAACATCTTTTTCAGTTTCTGCGGACAATGTCTACGAACACAACAGACAACCAACATCGGGGATCAAAGAAACCCAGAGCACCCAAAGAAACATTGCGACATGTGAAGTCTAGAGAGCAGAGGAAACGTGGAGTGGATGTGCATGGACCAGCCACTGTCTACGCGCAGGTCGTCGGGGCAGGGAGCCGAGATAATGGCGCATCACTTTATGTCTTCTCTGAGTTCAATAG GTACCTCTTCAACTGTGGTGAGGGAACACAGAGGCTGATGCAAGAGCACAA GTTAAAAGCTGCTCGCTTGGACAACATTTTCCTCACTAGAATGAGCTGGGAGAATGTTGGTGGTCTATCAG GGATGATATTGACACTGAAAGACACTGGTGTCCCTGAGGTTGTTCTCTCTGGACCACCACAACTG GAGAAATATGTGAATGCCATCAGAGTATTTTCTGGACCACTGGAAGAAATCAAGCTAGCTGTTCGACCATACACCGAGAAACAATACACAGATGACACAATGACAGTTAGTCAAATACCAATATTTG CCCAACTCAGAGATGATGGGCCAAAGTGCTCCCCTAACTCAGGGAGGAGCAGCCCCTCCAGTAGTCCCCAGAGGAGGGAGCTGTGGAGGCCGGAAGACTCTGAGGACACCAGCAcagacagcaggaaggagagagcaaCCAGCCCAG GTGGAAAAGCAAGAGCAACAAGGGATCCTTCTTTAGTTGTGGCATTCATTTGTAAG CTTCATCCTAAGAAGGGGAACTTCTTGGTTGCTCAAGCAAAAAACCTTGGATTACCAGT AGGCACTGCAGCTATTGGTCCTCTCATTGCAGCTCTGAAGGATGGGAAAAGTGTTACCTACGAAGGAATAGAG ATCCATCCTGAGGAGGTGTGCACTCCCACTGATCCAGGACCAGCCTTCATTGTTGTGGAGTGTCCCTCTGAGGAGTTTGTTCAACCAATCTGCATCGATCAGCAGCTGAGCAG ATACCAACGTGGAGGAACAGAGGACCCTGCTGCCTTAGTAGTCCACATGAGCCCTGAGTCTGTGCTGAAAACAGATGAATACAAGCAATGGATGGAAAG gTTTCCATCTACCACGGAGCACCTGATCCTGAATGAGCAAGTTTGCACTGTCCACAACGTCAGGAGCCACAAGATTCAAACTCAGCTCCATCTGATTCATCCAGAGATATTTCCAGAGCTCCAGCACTATACAACAAAG GAGACCCAGGCTGCCCTGCATGTCCCCAATGTCAGAGCCGAGTGTCTTCTGAAGTTCCAGCTCAGACCCAAGATTGAATGGCAAAG AGATGCCATCCCCTCTTGTGACACTGAAGAGTTTGTGAAAGAGGCTGCGGAGGCCCCTAACTTCCTCCAAGAAGTGGAGGATTGCAAGCGGTTCCGTGCGACTGATGCTGCAGTGCTGTCTG GGCGGGCAGAAAAATACCCAGAGGTGGTCTTTTTAGGAACTGGATCAGCTCTTCCTATGAAGATCAGGAATGTTAGTGGTAACTTGGTCAACATCAG TGCCACTCAGTCAGTGCTGCTGGACTGCGGAGAGGGCACCTTTGGCCAGCTGTGCCGACACTATGGGGACAGTGTGGATGAGACACTGGCAAAGATCTCAACCGTCTTCATCTCTCACATGCATGCGGACCATCACACA GCAACTCTTGGGAAAGCCTTCAGCCCCATCTATCTGATAGCCCCTGTCCAGATGATGACCTGGCTCAACCAGTACCATGACCACTGTGAGGAGATCCTCAGCCATGTCAA CATTGTCCCAAGCAAAGTCATGTGTGAGGGGGCTGAGGTGTCCAAGTTCAAAACCAAAGCATTCATCCAAGCACTGCTGAAGAAATCTGATTTAGCAAAG TTCCAGACCTGTCCAGTGCGTCACTGTAAGAATGCCTTTGCCTGCAGCATCACTCATCAGTCTGGCTGGCAGCTAGTCTTCTCTGGGGACACAATGCCTTGCGATGCCCTCGCACATATGG GAAAGAATGCAACTTTACTTATTCATGAAGCCACATTGGAAGATGGATTGGAGGACGAGGCTGTGGAGAAGAGACATAG TACCACCTCCCAGGCCATCGGTATTGGCATGAAGATGAATGCTGAGTTCATCATGCTGAACCACTTCAGCCAGCGCTATGCCAAGATCCCCCTCTTCAGTGAGGACTTCAACGACAGAGTGGGAATATCTTTTGACCACATGAGG gTTCGGTTTGGAGACTTTAGAATCCTCCCCAGACTCATCCCGCCCCTCAAAGCCCTGTTTGCCGAGGAGAtcggagagatggaggagaggagagggaggagggagcttAAACAGATGAAAGGAGTCATTGCTGAAAGCAACGAAGAGCAGAGGACACCCAATGAAGGCGAGATGGGCAAAGGTGCCAAACGAGAGCCAGAGGAACCAACACAGGTCGTGGGAAGTAAGAGACTCAAAACAAACTAA
- the LOC139364963 gene encoding zinc phosphodiesterase ELAC protein 2-like isoform X2, whose amino-acid sequence MFSMTKVSLHCKSIAWLFVRHTPTGRLQSFACSEHLFQFLRTMSTNTTDNQHRGSKKPRAPKETLRHVKSREQRKRGVDVHGPATVYAQVVGAGSRDNGASLYVFSEFNRYLFNCGEGTQRLMQEHKLKAARLDNIFLTRMSWENVGGLSGMILTLKDTGVPEVVLSGPPQLEKYVNAIRVFSGPLEEIKLAVRPYTEKQYTDDTMTVSQIPIFAQLRDDGPKCSPNSGRSSPSSSPQRRELWRPEDSEDTSTDSRKERATSPGGKARATRDPSLVVAFICKLHPKKGNFLVAQAKNLGLPVGTAAIGPLIAALKDGKSVTYEGIEIHPEEVCTPTDPGPAFIVVECPSEEFVQPICIDQQLSRYQRGGTEDPAALVVHMSPESVLKTDEYKQWMERFPSTTEHLILNEQVCTVHNVRSHKIQTQLHLIHPEIFPELQHYTTKETQAALHVPNVRAECLLKFQLRPKIEWQRDAIPSCDTEEFVKEAAEAPNFLQEVEDCKRFRATDAAVLSGRAEKYPEVVFLGTGSALPMKIRNVSGNLVNISATQSVLLDCGEGTFGQLCRHYGDSVDETLAKISTVFISHMHADHHTGLLSLLFQRERALATLGKAFSPIYLIAPVQMMTWLNQYHDHCEEILSHVNIVPSKVMCEGAEVSKFKTKAFIQALLKKSDLAKFQTCPVRHCKNAFACSITHQSGWQLVFSGDTMPCDALAHMGKNATLLIHEATLEDGLEDEAVEKRHSTTSQAIGIGMKMNAEFIMLNHFSQRYAKIPLFSEDFNDRVGISFDHMRVRFGDFRILPRLIPPLKALFAEEIGEMEERRGRRELKQMKGVIAESNEEQRTPNEGEMGKGAKREPEEPTQVVGSKRLKTN is encoded by the exons ATGTTTAGTATGACTAAAGTGTCTCTACACTGTAAATCTATTGCATGGCTATTTGTGAGACACACACCTACGGGTCGCCTACAAAGCTTCGCATGCAGTGAACATCTTTTTCAGTTTCTGCGGACAATGTCTACGAACACAACAGACAACCAACATCGGGGATCAAAGAAACCCAGAGCACCCAAAGAAACATTGCGACATGTGAAGTCTAGAGAGCAGAGGAAACGTGGAGTGGATGTGCATGGACCAGCCACTGTCTACGCGCAGGTCGTCGGGGCAGGGAGCCGAGATAATGGCGCATCACTTTATGTCTTCTCTGAGTTCAATAG GTACCTCTTCAACTGTGGTGAGGGAACACAGAGGCTGATGCAAGAGCACAA GTTAAAAGCTGCTCGCTTGGACAACATTTTCCTCACTAGAATGAGCTGGGAGAATGTTGGTGGTCTATCAG GGATGATATTGACACTGAAAGACACTGGTGTCCCTGAGGTTGTTCTCTCTGGACCACCACAACTG GAGAAATATGTGAATGCCATCAGAGTATTTTCTGGACCACTGGAAGAAATCAAGCTAGCTGTTCGACCATACACCGAGAAACAATACACAGATGACACAATGACAGTTAGTCAAATACCAATATTTG CCCAACTCAGAGATGATGGGCCAAAGTGCTCCCCTAACTCAGGGAGGAGCAGCCCCTCCAGTAGTCCCCAGAGGAGGGAGCTGTGGAGGCCGGAAGACTCTGAGGACACCAGCAcagacagcaggaaggagagagcaaCCAGCCCAG GTGGAAAAGCAAGAGCAACAAGGGATCCTTCTTTAGTTGTGGCATTCATTTGTAAG CTTCATCCTAAGAAGGGGAACTTCTTGGTTGCTCAAGCAAAAAACCTTGGATTACCAGT AGGCACTGCAGCTATTGGTCCTCTCATTGCAGCTCTGAAGGATGGGAAAAGTGTTACCTACGAAGGAATAGAG ATCCATCCTGAGGAGGTGTGCACTCCCACTGATCCAGGACCAGCCTTCATTGTTGTGGAGTGTCCCTCTGAGGAGTTTGTTCAACCAATCTGCATCGATCAGCAGCTGAGCAG ATACCAACGTGGAGGAACAGAGGACCCTGCTGCCTTAGTAGTCCACATGAGCCCTGAGTCTGTGCTGAAAACAGATGAATACAAGCAATGGATGGAAAG gTTTCCATCTACCACGGAGCACCTGATCCTGAATGAGCAAGTTTGCACTGTCCACAACGTCAGGAGCCACAAGATTCAAACTCAGCTCCATCTGATTCATCCAGAGATATTTCCAGAGCTCCAGCACTATACAACAAAG GAGACCCAGGCTGCCCTGCATGTCCCCAATGTCAGAGCCGAGTGTCTTCTGAAGTTCCAGCTCAGACCCAAGATTGAATGGCAAAG AGATGCCATCCCCTCTTGTGACACTGAAGAGTTTGTGAAAGAGGCTGCGGAGGCCCCTAACTTCCTCCAAGAAGTGGAGGATTGCAAGCGGTTCCGTGCGACTGATGCTGCAGTGCTGTCTG GGCGGGCAGAAAAATACCCAGAGGTGGTCTTTTTAGGAACTGGATCAGCTCTTCCTATGAAGATCAGGAATGTTAGTGGTAACTTGGTCAACATCAG TGCCACTCAGTCAGTGCTGCTGGACTGCGGAGAGGGCACCTTTGGCCAGCTGTGCCGACACTATGGGGACAGTGTGGATGAGACACTGGCAAAGATCTCAACCGTCTTCATCTCTCACATGCATGCGGACCATCACACA GGATTGTTGAGTTTGCTGTTTCAAAGAGAGAGAGCCTTG GCAACTCTTGGGAAAGCCTTCAGCCCCATCTATCTGATAGCCCCTGTCCAGATGATGACCTGGCTCAACCAGTACCATGACCACTGTGAGGAGATCCTCAGCCATGTCAA CATTGTCCCAAGCAAAGTCATGTGTGAGGGGGCTGAGGTGTCCAAGTTCAAAACCAAAGCATTCATCCAAGCACTGCTGAAGAAATCTGATTTAGCAAAG TTCCAGACCTGTCCAGTGCGTCACTGTAAGAATGCCTTTGCCTGCAGCATCACTCATCAGTCTGGCTGGCAGCTAGTCTTCTCTGGGGACACAATGCCTTGCGATGCCCTCGCACATATGG GAAAGAATGCAACTTTACTTATTCATGAAGCCACATTGGAAGATGGATTGGAGGACGAGGCTGTGGAGAAGAGACATAG TACCACCTCCCAGGCCATCGGTATTGGCATGAAGATGAATGCTGAGTTCATCATGCTGAACCACTTCAGCCAGCGCTATGCCAAGATCCCCCTCTTCAGTGAGGACTTCAACGACAGAGTGGGAATATCTTTTGACCACATGAGG gTTCGGTTTGGAGACTTTAGAATCCTCCCCAGACTCATCCCGCCCCTCAAAGCCCTGTTTGCCGAGGAGAtcggagagatggaggagaggagagggaggagggagcttAAACAGATGAAAGGAGTCATTGCTGAAAGCAACGAAGAGCAGAGGACACCCAATGAAGGCGAGATGGGCAAAGGTGCCAAACGAGAGCCAGAGGAACCAACACAGGTCGTGGGAAGTAAGAGACTCAAAACAAACTAA